Genomic segment of Sander lucioperca isolate FBNREF2018 chromosome 20, SLUC_FBN_1.2, whole genome shotgun sequence:
CTGGTATTTATTACACTGAAATATATATCATCCCTTAATGGCAACATTATCAATTATAAAGTAAATAATCCACTGTTTTCTATCAAAACTACAATGCTGTAGTCATTAACCCTTCATAGTTCCTAGTAATGATGACTTGTATTTCCTCAGGCATGAACTGTACCTTAGAGAAGGTCCTGGCAGATGCCAAATCGTTAGTGGAGAGGCTTCGTAACCATGACAACGCAGCTGAGATGTTGATCGAACAGACAACGTCGCTCAACAAGCGAGTGGAGTCCATGCAACAGGTATGGCGTCACATTATATTGGTGCTAATTAAATATGAATGTTCTCGTTAATACTAAACTAACTAAAAGCTAACATTGACCTGTTAACGAAAATAAGTGCAAGGCAGCGATGTAAATCACTTTTAAGAGACATTTTTAGTTTGAAAACACTAGCAACCATAAAAACTGTTCTAACATTTTATACTGACATTTTCCAGTTGTTTTAATGGGAGTTGGTTTGGTAATCTCCTGTTTGCAGTACCAAGAGGAGATTGACTCATTGAACCAGGTAGCGCGCCATCGCCCTCGTTCTAGTCTGGTCCTGGGAATCCAACAGGAAAACCGTCAGATCAGAGAGCTTCAGCAGGAAAACAAAGGTAGGCAGGTGATTTGTAATGCTATTCTTATTGCGTGAGGAAAACATAGGaaatagttgttgttttttttattcatcatgCAATGTttggagtagggctgcacgatatgaggaaaatatctaattgcgattattttgactaaaattgcaattgcaattgcgatatgattcacaatattggagggaatgatcgtttttgtatcattatttttattttcattgaaaattattaacattgaaagaaattaaaatgattatagtgtgatttttgcgaggatctgtaccgaacaaagatttttttctttagtctgtaggataggatttgtaggccgggacgtctctgcagcaccacagtacttcattcagaatggtttgacacacattttgccattaacaaatattgcgacccccccctgcgatttggatattgcactagtccatattgcgatttcaatacaattgcgattaattgtgcagccctaagtTTGGAGTGGACTACTGTTCGGTCACAACCACAGAGAGGTGTGATGGCTGCACACAGCAAAGTGCAACAATATGAAGCTGACAGATGTTCTCGTAGGGGGTTTTCTTCCAGCGTTGTCCCCTACAACAAGCCTGTGCTCACTCCTGTGTGGTTCTCTTCTTCCTTTAGAGCTACGGACGTCGTTAGAGGAACACCAGTCTGCATTAGAGCTCATCATGACCAAATACAGGGAGCAGGTGTTCAGGCTCCTCATGACCAGCAAGAGGGACGACCCCACCATCGTGACCCAGCTGAAGGAGCAGCACACCACGGTCAGTGAGGCCTACTTGTTTCTTTAAGCGCCTGGTAATAGAGGGAATGTCACATATTACACGTGAGaccctttttccccccaactTGAttgtaaactgaaaaaaaatgatgatttGATAAAGAGTTACTAAAGGCATAACAACACCTAACGGGTGTCATGctattttaagtatttttttgtatttatgtattaaaCTTTACCAACTTCCACTGCCTtgtatttatacatttgtttttcatctTTACTAGGAAATGCAAGCACACATAGACAAGATCAATGAGATGGCCTCTGTGATGAGGAAAGCGATAGAGGTGGACGAGGGACGAATATgtgaagaagaggagaggattAAACGGCTAGAGGTAAAACAAAATGTCCTACCCTGTTCCATATGTACTTACAACAATTGTCCAACAGTTGTCCACATAAaaaaatggtttttttttttaccacatgGCACACTTTGATAGACATATGGTTCTGGTAGGCTaacacatagactgtatataaagatggacgacgcgtctccacttcctcccactgtacaaaagtaaAGCCAAAATCTCCTGCATATGGGCCCTGCAGTAGTGATTGggagtcaatcacagctgtcaatcatgatgtttcaccccgtttttatagcatcaaataacaataataaaaacccaaacttatcagaaaaatgaacactATCACTGCATGATAAGAGCTACTTAAAATGACCGAAACCATCTTTAGGGGAAAATGATTTTTTTGGTTTGGCCCATCTGCTAACATGGAAGAGGTGGGATTTATGGCCTATACTgtagccagccaccagggggcgaaaAAGATGTTTGGCAGCTATTGTAGCAGTACTGCTAACTGAaggtaggctacatttttttttttttttttttttttgaaggtaGGCTACATGAAAAAGTGAGAAATGTGAAATGTATGGAAATCCTAAACTATATATATCGTGCAAAACCTTCCAAATCTTGCAAATGAATTCCTGCACATTGTATGAACGCAGTCTACAGTTTAATGTTAGTTTAAGGTTACTAAgcaactagtctatatccacaacgttccacttccaggattgctccgtcgCTCATTTAGGATGGATAttcgttgccttgggctttctttgtgttgccgttttaaactgcggtggatttctgaggactatggttaactgctcctcagatctctgcagggtaaatccagacagctagctagactatctgtccaatctgagttttctgttgcacgactaaaactacttttgaacgtacacatgttctaccgaaacaagttccttcccgaggctattttgcagaggcgccattGCTCcgcgcccaagacgattgtgactggtttaaagaaatgctgataaaccagagtacgtttttctcccatcccggaatgctgtgtggactagccagaccctcctttgcagcgctgtggaggaaggtctggcaatgcgagactactaagCAACAGACAGTAGATAACTAAGAATACCTGCATCTGTTACGTCTAGTCTGTACTCAAATGTTATTAAAACTGTCCTGTGGCAACTTGAGTTTCAGAAGCTTGGTTTAAAAAGCCTGTGATAATTGCAGACCATGACTAAGATGATTATGTAAACCACTCCATACATTTTTCACCATAAAGAACCATAATTTAAAATATGTGCAAGGCTGACCGTATATGTGGTGAGTGACGTGATTGATTTGGAGCCACCATCGTGCAAATATTCCAGATGCAGCTTTAAATGAAAAGCCAGATACACATTAGTAGTAATAGTGGTGGTATTATTACATCTGAAGGTATGGctgtacatttttgtttgtgtatttttagCTGGAGAACATCGGACTCCGAGAGCTGCTGGGAATCAGTCGCGAGGCTTTCCTGGTGCTGAAGAGAGAAGACGCATCAGAGAACACGTCACTGTCGCCGTTGCTGACCAGCGCTGATGTCAGCTTGCGAAAGAGTTAGAGAGCCCATGGTGACTGCCCACCCCCAATCTCCCATGCCGCTGCCACTACTGTGTACAGTTTATTGCCACACACCACTTCCTCTTTCACCCTCCAGATTCTTTCAGCGATCCTCTACCTTCTCCTGGAGCATTTACAGCATGATGCTGCATCGCTGCATCGCCGTCTGAGGATTCAGACACAAGCAGTATGAACACGTGTGTTATGTTTGCTAATGTTGCCAGCATGCATCTGTGGTGCTGTGGTGCCTGCTAGGTTTTAAAAGTGAATGGGTAAAAGAAAGATTTGAGATGAAATAAATCTGTAAACAAGAAATTGTCTCTGCTGAGTTTCCTTGTTTTTGGTTCTGTTTGGTGGCCTGTGCAGGTACTCAACTTCTCACTTTCATTGTTCATGTTATtgtagtatatactgtatatatatatatatcagcagCTTAAAAGCAGGAATAGAAACATTATCCAACACATAGGATCTGCTGTAACATCCGACTACCCCTTCTGCTGCGGAACTGCAACAAGCCAGAAAAGTAATGTTGGAAAGCATTCCTccaacatgtttattttaatagctgaatAATATAGCTGTAAACGTAATAAATCAAGAACAGCAGCCCTTTTTACTGCTTTGAAATAATTTTGTGCACATAAAATAGTGCGTGAATTACACTGATGTTGTGATAAGCTATGGTCTGAGAGTAGATGTTATCACAGAG
This window contains:
- the fgfr1op2 gene encoding FGFR1 oncogene partner 2 homolog isoform X1, whose protein sequence is MSCTVSSSGMNCTLEKVLADAKSLVERLRNHDNAAEMLIEQTTSLNKRVESMQQYQEEIDSLNQVARHRPRSSLVLGIQQENRQIRELQQENKELRTSLEEHQSALELIMTKYREQVFRLLMTSKRDDPTIVTQLKEQHTTEMQAHIDKINEMASVMRKAIEVDEGRICEEEERIKRLELENIGLRELLGISREAFLVLKREDASENTSLSPLLTSADVSLRKS
- the fgfr1op2 gene encoding FGFR1 oncogene partner 2 homolog isoform X2, translated to MASHYIVVLMGVGLVISCLQYQEEIDSLNQVARHRPRSSLVLGIQQENRQIRELQQENKELRTSLEEHQSALELIMTKYREQVFRLLMTSKRDDPTIVTQLKEQHTTEMQAHIDKINEMASVMRKAIEVDEGRICEEEERIKRLELENIGLRELLGISREAFLVLKREDASENTSLSPLLTSADVSLRKS